Genomic DNA from Schistocerca americana isolate TAMUIC-IGC-003095 chromosome 6, iqSchAmer2.1, whole genome shotgun sequence:
tgcggtcggccaggcccacgcggcgaggcggcgaggcagtgcgctcggccgcggcgaggcggcgaggcagtgcgctcggccgcggcgaggcggcgaggcagtgcgctcGGCCGCGGCGAGGTGGCTAGGCAGTGCGCTCggccgcggcgaggcggcgaggcagtgcggtcggccaggcccacgcggcgaggcggcgaggcagtgcggtcggccaaacccacgcggcgaggcggcgaggcagtgcggtcggccaggccaacgcggcgaggcggcgaggcggcgaggcggcgaggcagtgcggtcggccaggcccacgcggcgaggcggcgaggcggcgaggcggcgaggcggcgaggcggcgaggcggcgaggcggcgaggcggcgaggcggcgaggcggcgaggcggcgaggcggcgaggcggcgaggcggcgaggcggcgatgcggcgaggcggcgaggcggcgaggcggcgaggcggcgagccagtgcggtcggccaggcccacgcggcgaggcggcaaggcagtgcggtcggccgcgGCGAggtggcgaggcagtgcggtcggccaggcccacgcggcgaggcggcgaggcagtgcggtcggccaggcccacgccgcgaggcggcgaggcagtgcggtcggccaggcccacgcggcgaggcagtgTGGTCggtcaggcccacgcggcgaggcggcgaggcagtgcggtcggccaggcccacgcggcgaggcggcgaggcggcgaggcggcgaggcggcgaggcggcgaggcggcgaggcggcgaggcggcgaggcagtgcggtcggccaggcccacgcggcgtgGCGGCGAGGCAGtgtggtcggccaggcccacgcggcgaggcggcgaggcagtgcggtcggccaggcccacgcggcgaggcggcgaggcagtgcagtcggccaggcccacgcggcgaggcggcgaggcagtgcggtcggccaggcccacgcggcgaggcggcggggcagtgcggtcggccaggcc
This window encodes:
- the LOC124620336 gene encoding uncharacterized protein DKFZp434B061-like; the encoded protein is MWAWGTALPRRLAVWARPTALPRRIAPWAWQTALPRCLAAWAWPTALLHRVGLADRTASPHGHGRPHCLAASPWPNALPSRLAAAERTASPPRHGRAHCLAAAERTASPPRRVGLADRTAPPPRRVGLADRTASPPRRVGLADCTASPPRRVGLADRTASPPRRVGLADHTASPPRRVGLADRTASPPRRLAASPPRRLAASPPRRLAASPRGPGRPHCLAASPRGPDRPHCLAAWAWPTALPRRLAAWAWPSALPRRLAAWAWPTALPRRLAAWAWPTALPRRLAAWAWPTALPRRLAAWAWPTALPRRLAAWAWPTTLPRRHAAWAWPTALPRRLAASPPRRLAASPPRRLAASPRGPGRPHCLAASPRGPDRPHCLAAWAWPTALPRRLAAWAWPTALPRRLAAWAWPTALPRHLAAADRTALPPRRVGLADRTGSPPRRLAASPPRRIAASPPRRLAASPPRRLAASPPRRLAASPPRRLAASPPRRLAAWAWPTALPRRLAASPPRRVGLADRTASPPRRVGLADRTASPPRRVGLADRTASPPRRGRAHCLATSPRPSALPRRLAAAERTASPPRRGRAHCLAASPRGPGRPHCPAASKSGPGRPHCPAASPRGPGRLHCTASPPRRLAASPRRPGRPHCLAASPRGPG